Proteins from a single region of Runella sp. SP2:
- a CDS encoding DUF5627 domain-containing protein: MKRFVLIMVLFTVGLASCNQEKIFPDYKFQNVYFAYQYPVRTITFGEDTYINTDLDNQRKCQIYAATGGVYESRKDISVKIAVDNSLLRNGMLFGAGRDEILAMPTNYYSLASDQIIIPKGALSGGVDVQLTDAFFADPKSIKNTYVIPLRITQTNADSILPTKNFVLYAIKYVNPWHGNYLRRGTDVVTGSVNQTIVRRAQFVEKDEVNRLSTKSMSELEFPVVIKDKDGKNVNVTLLMRFEGENKCTITSASTSYTASGSGTFVKKGEKNSWGNKDRDALYLKYEITMAGMKVATTDTLVMRDRTVALETFTPVAK; the protein is encoded by the coding sequence ATGAAGAGATTTGTTTTAATAATGGTACTGTTCACGGTTGGGCTTGCCTCTTGTAATCAGGAAAAGATTTTTCCTGATTACAAATTCCAAAACGTCTATTTTGCCTACCAATATCCCGTCCGAACCATCACTTTTGGCGAAGACACATACATCAATACTGACTTAGACAACCAGCGTAAGTGCCAGATATATGCGGCAACTGGCGGTGTTTACGAAAGCCGTAAAGACATATCAGTCAAAATAGCGGTTGATAACTCTTTGCTAAGAAATGGGATGTTGTTTGGGGCAGGTAGAGACGAAATACTCGCCATGCCTACCAACTATTACTCGTTGGCTTCTGATCAAATTATTATTCCCAAAGGAGCATTGTCAGGCGGGGTGGACGTGCAACTGACCGATGCGTTTTTTGCTGACCCAAAATCCATCAAAAACACCTACGTCATTCCGTTGAGAATAACCCAAACCAACGCCGACTCTATTCTTCCCACCAAAAATTTTGTTTTGTATGCCATCAAATACGTCAACCCTTGGCATGGCAATTACCTCAGACGCGGTACGGACGTTGTCACGGGCAGTGTAAACCAAACCATTGTTCGTCGGGCGCAGTTTGTTGAAAAAGACGAAGTGAATAGGCTCTCAACCAAGTCGATGAGTGAGCTTGAATTTCCTGTGGTCATCAAAGACAAAGACGGCAAAAACGTCAACGTCACGCTCTTGATGCGATTTGAGGGAGAAAACAAATGCACCATTACGTCGGCCTCAACCAGCTATACCGCAAGTGGAAGCGGCACTTTTGTCAAAAAAGGCGAGAAAAACAGCTGGGGTAATAAAGACCGCGATGCGTTGTACCTCAAATATGAAATTACAATGGCAGGCATGAAAGTAGCCACCACCGACACCCTCGTGATGCGTGACCGCACGGTGGCATTGGAAACTTTTACACCCGTGGCAAAATAA
- a CDS encoding SusC/RagA family TonB-linked outer membrane protein yields the protein MKFIKIFLGLCLLLALPKANVMGQNTAPIKIKATIVGTNKQPISGAVVKSSDEIGKATVTDASGTFTIEVPKNEMLSIAAPGFKTKYITSTGPIGEIVMTPEEVNEQVRVAFRDVDKKDLLGGVASVNVQELLAKNYFTYTLADMEALIPGFNGNSNWGMGSYLFMIDGVPRETGNVAPTEIDQIVFLKGANAVALYGSRAAKGVINVITKRGGIGQNKFELRVNSGVNTPKAFPRYLGSAEYMTLYNEARRNDGLTNLYSELDIYNHASGLSKYRYPNIDFYSPEYLKNAYGSYDATAEISGGNERVKYYTNLGYATSGSLLNFGEAKKNNNSDRLNFRGNIDIKLNEFISVNADATAIFFTGRGVNANFWNSATTVRPNRFSPLIPIDLIEKEDAASQVFVQNSNNIIDGKYLLGGTQLDQTNPIATIYSGGNNQYANRQFQFNTGIKADLRNVLKGLSFKSAFAVDYATEYTLSYNYSYATYAPTWNKYSGTDLISNLTVYNQDARSGTQNVSGNRYRQTIAFSGQFNYDRTFNGNHHLSAILLANGFQQSESAIYHRTSNANLGFLASYNFKHKYYLDLSAAYIHSAKLPPSNRQALSPSISLGWRVSQEDFLRNASVIDDLKLTASASILNTDLDIQNYFLYQGVYTGAGSWYGWKDGTGIQATESRRGDNPNMKFPKREEITLGFEGTFFKKLLTLNGSFFINKLSGNIIQASVLFPSYFTTGWPVSSFIPFVNYNDDKRVGFDFGASVNKKYGEVQWTMGVNGTYYEAIASKRAELYENSYQNRQGKPLDTMWGLQSLGMFQNQDEIVNSPTQTFGQVKPGDIKYKDQNGDGIIDTRDEVYLGKGGWFGAPLTLGVNLTAQWKKLTFFALCTGRFGGNAMRNSAYFWVDGEDKYSEVVRGRWTEETKATANYPRLTTLNSDNNFRPSDFWMYKTNRFDLTKVQITYDLTGLLKMNSFVRELGVYANGFSLLTVSENRKIMEMNVGSAPQTRLFNLGIKAQF from the coding sequence ATGAAGTTTATAAAAATATTTTTGGGCTTGTGTCTCCTGTTGGCTTTACCCAAAGCCAATGTCATGGGACAAAACACGGCGCCTATTAAAATCAAAGCCACCATCGTTGGCACCAACAAACAGCCCATCAGTGGTGCTGTGGTAAAAAGCTCCGATGAAATCGGGAAAGCTACTGTGACCGACGCCTCGGGTACTTTCACCATCGAAGTACCCAAAAACGAAATGCTCTCCATCGCTGCCCCTGGTTTTAAAACCAAATACATTACCTCAACGGGGCCAATCGGTGAAATCGTGATGACACCCGAAGAAGTCAACGAACAAGTACGGGTTGCTTTTCGTGATGTCGATAAAAAGGACTTACTCGGCGGCGTAGCCTCGGTCAATGTGCAAGAACTGCTCGCTAAAAATTATTTTACCTATACCCTTGCCGACATGGAAGCGCTGATTCCAGGTTTCAACGGCAACAGTAACTGGGGAATGGGTAGTTACTTGTTTATGATTGATGGCGTTCCTCGCGAAACGGGCAACGTAGCCCCCACGGAGATTGACCAAATTGTGTTTTTGAAAGGTGCCAACGCTGTTGCCTTGTACGGTAGCCGTGCCGCCAAAGGCGTGATCAATGTCATTACGAAACGAGGCGGAATTGGTCAAAACAAATTTGAATTGAGGGTCAACAGCGGCGTCAACACACCAAAAGCTTTTCCTCGCTATTTGGGCTCGGCCGAGTACATGACCCTCTACAACGAGGCACGCCGAAACGACGGACTCACCAACTTGTACTCTGAATTAGACATTTACAATCATGCTTCGGGTCTAAGCAAGTACCGTTACCCTAACATTGATTTTTACTCGCCCGAATACCTCAAAAATGCCTACGGCAGCTACGATGCAACGGCAGAAATTTCGGGTGGAAACGAGCGCGTGAAGTATTATACCAACTTAGGTTATGCGACTTCGGGTTCTCTCCTAAATTTTGGCGAAGCGAAAAAGAACAACAACTCTGACCGCCTCAATTTCCGTGGAAATATCGACATCAAACTGAACGAATTTATCAGCGTAAACGCCGATGCTACGGCCATTTTCTTTACGGGACGTGGGGTTAACGCTAACTTTTGGAACAGCGCCACCACGGTTCGTCCCAATCGCTTCTCTCCCTTGATTCCCATTGACCTCATCGAGAAAGAAGACGCCGCATCTCAGGTATTTGTTCAAAACAGCAACAACATCATTGATGGAAAATATTTACTTGGTGGTACCCAATTAGACCAAACAAACCCTATCGCTACGATTTATTCGGGGGGAAACAACCAATACGCAAACCGACAATTCCAGTTCAACACAGGAATCAAGGCCGACCTCAGAAACGTATTGAAAGGGCTTAGTTTCAAGTCGGCTTTTGCCGTTGATTATGCCACCGAATATACCTTATCATACAATTATTCGTATGCCACCTACGCCCCTACTTGGAATAAATACAGCGGTACTGACCTCATTAGCAACCTAACTGTTTATAACCAAGACGCACGCTCTGGTACTCAAAACGTGTCAGGCAACCGCTATCGCCAAACGATTGCTTTCTCGGGTCAGTTCAATTACGACCGCACCTTCAACGGCAACCATCATTTGTCGGCGATATTGTTGGCCAACGGGTTTCAGCAGTCAGAATCGGCCATTTATCACCGTACAAGCAATGCCAACTTGGGTTTCTTGGCCAGCTACAACTTTAAGCACAAGTACTACCTCGACCTTAGCGCGGCCTACATCCATTCGGCCAAACTCCCTCCGAGCAATCGTCAAGCACTCTCTCCATCGATTTCTTTGGGCTGGCGAGTGAGCCAAGAAGATTTCTTGCGCAATGCTAGTGTCATCGATGATTTAAAACTGACAGCCTCGGCCAGCATTTTAAATACCGACCTTGATATCCAAAACTACTTTTTGTACCAAGGCGTTTATACGGGCGCAGGCTCGTGGTATGGCTGGAAAGACGGTACGGGTATTCAGGCGACCGAGTCGAGAAGAGGAGATAACCCCAACATGAAGTTCCCCAAAAGAGAAGAAATCACGCTTGGATTTGAGGGTACATTTTTCAAAAAACTCTTGACACTCAATGGTTCGTTCTTCATCAACAAACTTTCTGGAAATATTATTCAAGCCTCTGTTTTGTTCCCAAGCTACTTTACCACAGGCTGGCCAGTGTCATCGTTTATTCCTTTTGTCAACTACAACGACGACAAGCGGGTTGGTTTTGATTTTGGCGCAAGTGTGAACAAAAAATACGGCGAAGTTCAGTGGACTATGGGTGTCAATGGTACGTATTATGAAGCTATCGCCAGCAAAAGAGCTGAATTGTACGAAAACTCGTACCAAAACCGTCAAGGCAAACCACTTGATACCATGTGGGGCTTACAAAGCTTAGGGATGTTCCAAAACCAAGATGAGATTGTGAATTCTCCTACCCAAACGTTTGGTCAAGTAAAACCAGGTGACATTAAGTACAAAGACCAAAATGGAGATGGCATCATCGACACCCGCGACGAGGTTTACCTTGGCAAAGGCGGCTGGTTTGGTGCTCCCCTTACGTTGGGGGTAAACCTGACGGCGCAGTGGAAAAAGCTAACGTTTTTTGCGCTTTGTACGGGTCGTTTTGGTGGAAATGCTATGCGCAATAGCGCTTATTTCTGGGTGGATGGTGAAGATAAATACTCTGAAGTGGTAAGAGGAAGATGGACCGAAGAAACAAAAGCGACGGCTAACTACCCAAGATTAACCACTCTAAACAGCGATAACAACTTCCGCCCGTCTGATTTTTGGATGTACAAAACCAACCGTTTTGACCTGACAAAAGTACAAATCACCTACGACTTGACAGGTCTCCTCAAAATGAATTCGTTTGTGCGTGAGTTAGGCGTGTATGCCAATGGTTTTAGCCTTCTGACCGTTTCTGAGAATCGTAAAATTATGGAAATGAACGTAGGAAGCGCCCCGCAAACACGCTTGTTTAATCTTGGGATAAAAGCCCAGTTCTAA
- a CDS encoding TonB-dependent receptor gives MRNINFYISTTQKKLCLVVWCVSLLIGFSGLSLRAQTTKAQTVKGTVKSNTGETIPGATIVLKGTTRGVNTDASGEFSITCPPNQTLVVSYVGYKTKEVVVGAKTTINVVLEESLSELNEVVVVGYGRQRKEGVVASVTQTTNKELERAGGVSSIGAALTGNVPGLITNASTGLPGAEDPQILIRGRSSWNNSEPLILVDGVERPMTSVDISSVETITVLKDASATAVFGSRGANGVILITTKRGQTGKASIRATVNTIVKAPSKLPKKYDAYDALRIRNEAIEYELATRPEGWRNYLPEAILDKYRNPANLEEAERYPNVNWEEALFKSHAISNNANLNISGGTNLVKYFTSADFLQEADLFKVYDNRRGYQQGFGFNRLNVRSNLDFQLTKSTVLKTNLSGSYGIRKSPWGFSGSQYGPWIDAYNAAPDLFLPKYADGSWGFYAPNQARAENSALSLAIGGVQYQTTARITTDFTLEQDLDMLVKGLRAAGTVSLDNTFVESNRGVNDLYNNTQRKWINPETGVATYQQAVDGITGFDFQEGIKWAPAAGSIDASQRRLFYQFQLNYNKTIADRHNINLMALTNRNVFANGNTIPSYREDWVFRTTYNYHNRYTIEYNGAYNGSEQFAKDYRFAFFSSGGANWVISNEKFMKPIRFVNSLKLRLSYGQTGFDNLGVRWPYLEQWAYGGRSRLGVNGEGAEQSPYMWYSQSTVGNPTVQWEESEKYNLGLDFELFKGFVKGKADYFQDNRSKILLTGRSDVPSYFGAAPPVANLGAVKANGYEVELHFNKNLGKTRLWADLNMTHTKNTILERATPELLPDYQKPEGMQIDQTYSYVNKGMYNTWDQLYGSTMHNVNDNQKLVGNYYLVDYNGDGVIDSQDRIPYGHTGWPQNTYNATFGLDWKGFSAFVQFYAVNNATRQVVFTSLGSQSTTVYHEGEYWSPQNPTGTPIPRWLTTPFSDYRGSQYMFDGSYLRLKNAEIAYNFTPERSRKLGLSSLRIYLNGNNLIAWSKMPDDRESNFAGTGWASQGAYPTVKRYNLGLNITF, from the coding sequence ATGAGAAACATTAACTTCTACATTTCCACCACTCAGAAAAAGCTGTGCCTGGTCGTCTGGTGTGTATCGCTTTTGATTGGGTTTTCGGGCTTGTCGTTAAGAGCACAAACGACAAAAGCCCAAACAGTAAAAGGGACGGTGAAGTCCAACACGGGAGAAACCATCCCTGGCGCTACGATTGTCCTCAAGGGAACCACCCGAGGAGTAAACACCGATGCTTCGGGCGAGTTTTCAATCACTTGTCCACCCAATCAAACATTGGTTGTTAGTTATGTTGGTTACAAAACCAAAGAGGTCGTGGTTGGAGCTAAAACAACCATCAACGTCGTACTGGAAGAGTCACTGTCAGAACTGAACGAAGTCGTGGTAGTTGGTTACGGACGGCAGCGCAAAGAGGGCGTTGTAGCATCCGTTACCCAAACCACCAACAAAGAGCTTGAACGCGCTGGAGGGGTATCAAGTATTGGTGCGGCATTGACGGGTAACGTCCCTGGACTTATTACCAATGCCAGTACAGGACTTCCTGGCGCAGAAGACCCTCAGATTCTGATTCGTGGTCGTAGTTCTTGGAACAACTCTGAGCCACTTATTCTTGTCGATGGCGTTGAGCGTCCTATGACAAGCGTGGACATCAGTTCGGTTGAAACCATCACGGTCTTGAAAGATGCCTCAGCTACTGCCGTCTTTGGTTCGAGAGGTGCCAACGGGGTTATTTTGATTACGACCAAGCGCGGGCAAACGGGCAAGGCTTCCATCAGAGCCACCGTCAACACCATCGTGAAAGCGCCTTCAAAATTGCCCAAAAAGTACGATGCCTACGATGCCCTCAGAATCAGAAACGAGGCCATCGAGTATGAGCTTGCTACCCGTCCTGAGGGATGGAGAAACTACTTACCAGAGGCCATTCTTGACAAATACCGCAACCCTGCCAACCTAGAGGAGGCCGAACGCTACCCTAACGTCAATTGGGAAGAAGCCCTATTTAAATCTCATGCAATTTCTAACAACGCCAACCTGAACATCAGCGGGGGAACGAATTTGGTCAAGTATTTCACCAGCGCCGACTTCTTACAAGAGGCCGATTTGTTTAAAGTATATGACAACCGCCGTGGATACCAACAGGGTTTTGGCTTTAACCGCCTCAACGTACGTAGCAACTTAGATTTTCAGTTGACAAAAAGCACGGTATTGAAAACCAACCTTTCGGGTTCGTATGGCATAAGAAAGAGCCCATGGGGCTTTAGTGGAAGCCAATACGGCCCTTGGATTGATGCCTACAATGCTGCTCCTGACTTGTTTTTGCCCAAATATGCCGACGGTTCATGGGGTTTTTATGCGCCCAATCAAGCAAGGGCCGAAAACTCGGCGTTGAGCCTTGCGATTGGCGGTGTTCAGTACCAAACAACGGCCCGTATTACAACCGACTTTACCCTCGAACAAGACTTAGACATGCTTGTCAAAGGTCTGAGAGCAGCGGGTACAGTATCGTTAGACAACACCTTTGTTGAGTCGAATCGTGGGGTAAATGACCTTTACAACAACACTCAACGCAAATGGATTAACCCCGAAACGGGCGTAGCTACTTACCAACAAGCCGTGGATGGTATCACTGGTTTTGATTTTCAGGAAGGTATCAAATGGGCACCAGCCGCAGGAAGTATCGATGCCAGCCAACGCCGTTTGTTTTATCAGTTCCAACTGAATTATAACAAAACCATTGCTGACCGACACAACATTAACTTGATGGCTTTGACCAACCGAAACGTCTTTGCCAACGGTAACACCATTCCGTCTTACCGCGAAGACTGGGTGTTTAGAACAACCTATAACTACCACAATAGATACACCATCGAGTACAATGGTGCCTATAATGGTTCTGAGCAATTTGCGAAAGATTATCGTTTTGCTTTTTTCTCTTCTGGAGGCGCCAACTGGGTTATCTCAAACGAAAAGTTCATGAAACCAATTCGTTTTGTCAACTCTCTTAAACTTCGTTTGTCGTATGGACAAACAGGTTTTGATAACTTGGGCGTACGCTGGCCTTATTTAGAGCAATGGGCTTATGGCGGACGATCAAGACTTGGCGTAAACGGGGAAGGTGCTGAGCAAAGCCCCTATATGTGGTATTCTCAGTCAACCGTTGGTAACCCTACCGTACAATGGGAAGAATCTGAAAAATACAACCTTGGTTTAGATTTCGAGCTTTTCAAGGGTTTTGTCAAAGGGAAAGCTGATTATTTTCAAGACAACAGAAGTAAAATCCTCCTAACAGGTCGGTCCGACGTACCAAGTTACTTTGGGGCAGCCCCGCCAGTTGCCAACTTAGGTGCTGTAAAAGCCAATGGCTACGAAGTAGAACTTCATTTTAATAAAAATCTAGGCAAAACACGTTTGTGGGCTGACCTTAACATGACCCACACCAAAAACACCATCCTTGAGCGTGCCACGCCCGAATTGCTCCCCGATTACCAAAAACCCGAGGGAATGCAAATCGACCAAACGTATTCGTACGTAAACAAAGGAATGTACAATACTTGGGATCAGCTTTATGGTAGTACCATGCACAACGTGAATGACAACCAAAAGCTCGTAGGAAACTATTACTTAGTCGATTACAATGGCGACGGCGTGATTGATTCTCAAGACCGAATTCCTTACGGACATACTGGCTGGCCACAAAACACCTACAACGCTACTTTTGGTTTGGACTGGAAAGGTTTCTCGGCGTTTGTTCAGTTCTACGCGGTCAACAATGCAACTCGTCAAGTGGTATTTACAAGTTTGGGCTCACAAAGCACGACCGTGTATCATGAAGGCGAATATTGGTCACCTCAAAACCCTACAGGTACCCCCATCCCCCGTTGGCTCACTACCCCTTTTAGCGATTACCGAGGCAGTCAGTATATGTTCGATGGCTCGTATCTGCGCTTAAAAAATGCGGAAATCGCCTACAATTTCACGCCTGAACGTAGTCGGAAACTTGGACTTAGCAGCCTCAGAATCTATCTCAACGGAAACAACCTCATTGCTTGGAGCAAAATGCCTGACGATAGAGAGTCCAATTTTGCTGGAACAGGCTGGGCGTCGCAAGGAGCTTATCCTACAGTGAAGAGATATAATTTAGGTTTAAACATTACTTTCTAA
- a CDS encoding RagB/SusD family nutrient uptake outer membrane protein, with product MKKRIKLFCVAAVCSLTFGVTSCSHFLDRDPQSLVSEKDAFKNFINFQGFTEELYHTIPDFSNGYWTNSWNWGEDEIQSTAQNFHFGVKIENGDFWGWQRNFDGWQAGWMDRNNNSTNDDRFTKSLWGLGWYGIRKANLGLANLDKLTDATQEEKDLIKGQLLFFRGWYHFMFMQYFGGLPYIDKVLPGDEKLTLPRLKYSECADKAAADFREAANLLPTDWDNTTAGKRTLGKNQLRINKIMALGYLGKNYLWAGSPLMNSVSGGGTSYNADYCKKAAEAFGELLKLCESGEAPHKLVPFAQFYTNFYTTGQNWQIPGATEAIFRGPYYGANSSNWGTSKQYSPLIISEGDVKFLPTSNYVNYYGMANGLPIKDITKADPESGYNPEYPWRGRDPRFYNDIVFDGVRMVAGSIPNASEANNRYANLHTGGSYRDIATGSRTGYLLFKFVPRTANKYDQGYGYDKSLHVHLPYMRLADIYLMYAEAAAQGYGSSAGKSTNYSKTSVDAINVIRERAGVGRVDAQFLGSLDKYMEELRRERAVELSFEGHRFNDLRRWLLIAKSPYTLKKSIEFDRATPLDPAKDPKDNRVLNLRESVILERRFTEKHNWLPLKVNDVNLYLEFPQNPGW from the coding sequence ATGAAAAAGAGAATAAAACTTTTCTGCGTAGCGGCAGTTTGTTCCCTCACTTTTGGGGTTACTTCATGCTCACATTTTTTGGATCGTGACCCACAATCGCTTGTATCTGAAAAAGATGCATTTAAAAACTTTATCAATTTCCAAGGTTTTACCGAAGAGCTTTATCATACCATTCCCGATTTCTCTAATGGCTACTGGACCAACTCGTGGAACTGGGGCGAGGACGAAATCCAATCGACCGCCCAAAATTTTCACTTTGGAGTAAAAATCGAAAACGGCGACTTCTGGGGCTGGCAACGCAATTTTGACGGCTGGCAAGCGGGATGGATGGACCGCAACAACAACTCAACCAACGACGACCGCTTTACAAAATCGCTTTGGGGGTTGGGCTGGTATGGTATCCGCAAAGCCAATTTAGGACTTGCCAATTTGGATAAATTGACCGACGCTACTCAAGAAGAAAAAGACCTCATCAAAGGGCAATTGTTGTTCTTCCGTGGCTGGTATCACTTCATGTTTATGCAGTACTTTGGCGGACTTCCTTACATCGACAAAGTGCTTCCTGGCGATGAAAAACTGACCCTCCCTCGCCTCAAATACAGCGAATGTGCCGACAAAGCCGCCGCTGATTTCAGAGAAGCAGCCAACTTATTGCCTACCGACTGGGACAATACAACCGCTGGAAAAAGAACATTGGGCAAAAACCAATTGCGCATCAATAAAATCATGGCGCTGGGTTATTTGGGCAAAAATTACCTCTGGGCGGGCAGTCCATTGATGAATTCGGTGTCAGGTGGCGGTACTTCGTACAATGCTGATTATTGCAAAAAAGCAGCAGAAGCATTTGGCGAATTACTCAAATTGTGCGAAAGTGGCGAAGCGCCGCATAAATTAGTGCCTTTTGCTCAGTTCTATACCAACTTCTACACCACGGGTCAAAACTGGCAAATTCCAGGTGCGACGGAAGCGATCTTCCGTGGCCCTTATTATGGTGCCAATAGCTCAAACTGGGGAACAAGTAAGCAATACAGCCCACTAATTATCAGCGAAGGTGATGTGAAATTTTTGCCAACGTCCAATTACGTCAACTACTACGGAATGGCCAATGGCTTGCCTATCAAGGACATCACAAAAGCCGACCCTGAGTCAGGTTACAACCCCGAATACCCTTGGAGAGGCCGCGACCCACGTTTCTACAATGACATTGTTTTTGACGGTGTCCGAATGGTCGCAGGGAGCATTCCTAACGCCAGCGAAGCCAACAACCGCTACGCCAACTTACACACGGGTGGCTCCTACCGCGACATCGCCACGGGAAGCCGCACGGGCTACTTGTTGTTCAAATTTGTTCCACGTACGGCCAACAAATACGACCAAGGATACGGCTATGACAAAAGCTTGCACGTTCACCTACCGTACATGCGTCTGGCCGATATTTATTTGATGTATGCCGAAGCTGCGGCTCAGGGCTATGGCTCGTCGGCGGGTAAGTCAACAAACTACAGCAAAACCTCCGTCGATGCCATCAATGTCATCAGAGAACGCGCAGGAGTAGGCCGTGTAGATGCGCAATTCTTGGGTTCTTTGGACAAATACATGGAAGAACTTCGCCGCGAACGTGCCGTGGAACTTTCGTTTGAAGGTCACCGTTTCAATGACCTCCGCCGTTGGCTCTTAATTGCTAAAAGCCCTTATACGCTCAAAAAATCAATTGAATTTGACCGTGCTACTCCCCTTGACCCTGCCAAAGATCCGAAAGATAACCGCGTCTTGAACCTCCGCGAAAGTGTTATCCTCGAACGTAGGTTCACCGAAAAACACAACTGGTTGCCACTGAAGGTAAACGACGTGAATTTGTATTTGGAATTCCCGCAAAACCCAGGCTGGTAA
- a CDS encoding RagB/SusD family nutrient uptake outer membrane protein — MFCINKGIVKILVCATVVLTGCQDLLEPAIENNRQLDASAYLPSDSRFPFGILLNGYNRIPTNSWSFNDVATDDAVSNDQNNAYLKMATGQWTANNNPANQWTNCFAGIQYLNITLGEVDKVQWVTDPVANKLFSTRIKGEAYGLRALLMYHLLQTHAGKGVGGQMLGVPILTKVQTTSDNYNLPRASFEDCLKQIYQDLDSADIKLPLDYRDITLGQESQIPAKYGKVTLEQYNRAFGVTFSGLFTGRIAKAVRAQTALLAASPAFNSGNATKWTDAANAAAAVLNLNGGLSAIPSAAASGLTWYSNTTEIGNLKDGANPPEIIWRNNWGENRDLEQANFPPTLFGNGRINPTQNLVDAFPMLNGYPINNPLSGYNPADPYTNRDPRLRMFILVNGATAGVNNTAINTTANGTTNDALSRVETSTRTGYYLRKLLRQDVNLNPTSATNQRHYKPHIRYTEIALAYAEAANEAFGPTGTGANTYSAYDVIRAIRRRAGIGLTNNDPYLESAKASKETMRQLIRNERRLELCFEGFRFWDLRRWNAELTEPAKGVSIQNGVYTILPAVQDRVFKTHMKYGPVPYSEILKYSALEQNEGWN, encoded by the coding sequence ATGTTCTGTATCAATAAAGGAATAGTAAAGATACTGGTTTGTGCAACTGTTGTATTGACAGGATGCCAAGACCTTCTAGAACCTGCCATTGAAAATAATAGGCAACTAGACGCCAGTGCGTACTTACCAAGTGATTCGAGATTTCCATTTGGTATTTTGCTCAATGGCTACAACAGGATTCCTACCAACTCGTGGTCGTTCAATGACGTTGCTACCGACGATGCCGTTAGTAATGACCAAAACAACGCCTACCTGAAAATGGCAACGGGACAATGGACGGCCAACAACAACCCCGCCAACCAATGGACCAACTGCTTTGCGGGTATTCAGTATCTCAACATCACCCTCGGTGAAGTCGATAAGGTACAATGGGTAACCGACCCCGTAGCAAATAAGTTGTTTTCGACCCGAATCAAGGGGGAAGCCTATGGTCTTCGTGCGTTGCTGATGTACCATCTCTTGCAAACACACGCAGGTAAAGGTGTGGGCGGGCAAATGCTCGGTGTCCCTATTTTGACCAAAGTGCAAACCACCAGCGATAATTACAACTTGCCACGGGCGTCTTTTGAAGATTGTCTCAAGCAAATTTATCAGGATTTGGACAGTGCTGACATTAAGCTTCCACTTGATTATCGCGACATTACACTGGGACAAGAATCACAGATACCCGCCAAATACGGCAAAGTAACGCTCGAACAGTACAACCGTGCCTTTGGCGTTACCTTCAGTGGTCTATTTACGGGACGCATTGCGAAAGCCGTGAGAGCACAAACCGCTTTGTTGGCCGCAAGTCCTGCCTTCAACAGTGGGAATGCCACCAAATGGACAGACGCAGCCAATGCCGCAGCAGCAGTATTGAACTTAAACGGTGGCCTCAGTGCCATTCCAAGCGCAGCCGCCAGCGGTCTCACTTGGTACTCGAATACCACCGAAATCGGCAACCTAAAAGACGGGGCAAATCCACCAGAAATCATCTGGCGTAACAACTGGGGTGAAAACAGAGACTTAGAACAAGCCAATTTCCCGCCTACTCTATTCGGCAACGGCCGCATCAATCCTACCCAAAACTTGGTAGATGCGTTCCCGATGCTCAACGGCTATCCGATCAACAACCCGCTCAGTGGCTATAACCCTGCCGACCCTTACACCAACCGCGACCCTCGTTTGAGAATGTTTATTTTGGTAAACGGGGCAACGGCGGGCGTCAACAACACGGCCATTAACACCACAGCCAACGGCACCACCAACGACGCCCTCAGTCGGGTTGAAACCTCCACCAGAACGGGGTATTATTTGCGAAAACTGCTGCGTCAGGATGTCAACCTAAACCCTACTTCTGCCACCAACCAGCGCCACTACAAGCCGCATATTCGTTACACCGAAATCGCCTTGGCCTACGCCGAAGCCGCCAACGAAGCCTTTGGCCCTACGGGTACGGGTGCCAACACCTACTCGGCCTACGATGTCATTAGAGCGATTCGTAGAAGAGCGGGGATTGGTCTTACCAACAACGACCCCTATTTGGAAAGCGCCAAGGCCAGCAAAGAAACCATGCGTCAGCTCATTCGGAACGAGCGCCGTCTGGAACTCTGTTTTGAAGGGTTTAGATTCTGGGACTTGCGCCGTTGGAACGCCGAGCTCACCGAACCCGCCAAGGGCGTGAGCATTCAAAATGGTGTTTATACCATTCTGCCCGCCGTCCAAGACCGAGTGTTCAAAACCCACATGAAATACGGCCCCGTTCCGTATTCAGAAATCTTGAAATACTCCGCACTTGAACAAAACGAAGGCTGGAACTAA